The sequence GGAGCACCTGGCCGGGTTCATCCGCTGGCTGAACACGCGGCAGGCGGGCGACCTGGTGCGGCGCCTGCGGGCGCTGGCCGAGGGCCACCGCGACGACGCTCTCGACAAGGCGCTGCAACTGCTGAAACAGGGCAAAAGCCCCGACGAGGCGCTGCGCCACCTGGCGCACACGCTGACCGGCAAACTGACGCACCACCCGACCGACATCATCAACAAGGCCGCCGGCGACAACGACCGGGCGCTGCTTGAGGCGGCGAAAAAACTCTTTGACCTCGGCGACGGCGGTGACAAGCCGTGAACGACTTGATGCCGCAAACCGCGCCCGAATGCAGCCGCCTGCGGCGGGCCGCATTGTGTGACAAACCGTGAACGAATCCATGCTGAAAAAACTCGGGCGCATTGCCGCGCGCCACCGCGAGATTGGCGAGCAACTGGCGCGCCCCGGCGCCGCCGACGACCGCCGCGGTTACCGCGAGTTGAGCCGCGAGTACGCGCAACTCGGCGAAATCGTGCCGGCGTACGACGACTGGCGGCGCTGCACCGACGACATTGACAAGACGCGGCAACTGGCGGCGGACGGCGACGCCGACATGAAGGCGATGGCGCGCGAGGAACTGGAGGCGCTGGAGGCGCGGCGCGGCGAACTGGAACTGCAACTGCGGAAACACCTGCTGCCGGCGGACCCGCACGATGACCACAATGTGTTCCTTGAGATACGCGCCGGCACCGGCGGCGACGAGGCCGCGCTGTTTGCCGGCGACCTGTTCCGGATGTACGGCCACTACGCCGAGAAGTGCCGTTGGCGGGTGGAGGTTGTCAACGCGCGCGAGGGCGAGCACGGCGGTTTCAGGGAACTGATTTCGCGCATCAACGGCAAGGGCGTTTATTCGCGGCTCAAGTTTGAGTCCGGCGCGCACCGCGTGCAGCGCGTGCCGGAGACCGAGTCGCAGGGGCGCATTCACACATCGGCGGCGACCGTCGCGGTGATGCCGGAGGCGGAGGAGATAGACGACATCGAGGTCGGCCCGAACGACCTGCGGATAGACCGCTTCCGCGCCTCCGGCGCCGGCGGCCAGCATGTCAACAAGACCGATTCGGCGATACGCATCACGCACCTGCCGAGCGGCCTGATTGTGGAGTGCCAGGCCGAGCGTTCGCAAAACCGCAACAAGGCGCGCGCGCTGGCGCTGCTGAAAGCGAAACTGCTCGACGCCGAACGCGGCGAACAGCGCCGGCGCCAGGCCGAAAACCGGCGCAACCTCGTCGGCAGCGGCGACCGCTCGCAGCGCATCCGCACCTACAACTTCCCGCAGGGCCGCGTCACCGACCACCGCATCGGCCTGACGCTGTACCAACTTCCGCAACTGATGGAAGGCGAACTCGACCCGCTGATACAACCGCTGATCAATGAACACCAGGCCGATTTGCTGGCCGAGGCGGGGGACGGGGAATGAAAGAATTGCAAGATGTGTGCGTGGCGCATGAACGGGGCGAGAAACGGCAGATGACAGAGCGCCAGGACGTGCGCGTGGCGCATGACCCGGACGGGGAACGGCAAATGAACGGCGCCGCACCGCCGCGCCTGGCGGGCCGGACGCTGGACGGCGCGCGGCGCGAATTGCGCGCGTGGCTTGGCGTGCGCGGCAAGGGTGACGAGACCGACTATCTCGTGTGTCACGCGCTTGGCAAGAACCGCGCATGGCTTTACGCGAACGGGCACCGGCGCCTGGAACCGGACAGTGAACAGCATCTGCGCGACATCGTTGCACGGCGCGCGCGCGGCGTGCCGTTCGCCTACCTGACCGGCGTGCGCGAGTTTTATTCGCTGGACTTTGAGGTCGGCCCGGCGGTGCTGGTGCCGCGCCCGGAAACCGAAGTGCTGGTCGAGTGCGCGCTGGACGGTCTGCCGCGCGGCGCGCAGGTGCTCGACCTCGGCACCGGCTGCGGCAATCTCATCATCGCCATCGCCCACACGCGCCGCGATGTGCGCGCAACCGCCACCGATGCATCACGCGAGGCGCTCGCCGTCGCGCGCCGCAACGCCGCGCGCCACGGCCTGCACAACATCCGGTTTTTGGAAAGCGACTGGTTCGGCAATGTGGACGGGCGCTTTGACCTGATCGTCGGCAACCCGCCCTACATCGGCGACAACGACCCGCAACTGGACGACGAAGTCGCCGCGCACGAACCCGGCGCGGCGCTGTTCGCGGGCGGCGACGGCCTCGCCCATCTGCGCCGAATCACCGCGCACGCACGCAATCACCTGAAACCCGGCGGACGCCTGATTGTCGAACACGCGCCGATGCAGGACGCCGCAGTGCGCGCAATGATGCACGCGGCGGGCTTCGCACCGGTGCACAGCGCACGCGACGCCGCCGGCAGACCGCGCGCGTGCATCGGCGCCGGCGCGCGCCCAGGCTAAGAGCAGCACGCTCAGGCGCCGTTGTGCGCCCAGGCCGGGCGGCGCTGCGGTCAGGCGTCAGCGCGCGCCCAGGCCGGGCGGCGGCGTGTTCAGTTGTGCCGCAGCAGCAGGCCGGCGCCGAGCGTCAGGCCCATCACGAGGAAGAAATCAATCACTTCCCAGACGATGCTGGCGGCCACGCCGACGACGATGAACTGAATCACGACCGCCGCGCCGAGCACGCCAAACAGCGCGCCGACGACCTTGCACCCGGTTTCCGTGTC comes from Gammaproteobacteria bacterium and encodes:
- the prfA gene encoding peptide chain release factor 1, whose amino-acid sequence is MNESMLKKLGRIAARHREIGEQLARPGAADDRRGYRELSREYAQLGEIVPAYDDWRRCTDDIDKTRQLAADGDADMKAMAREELEALEARRGELELQLRKHLLPADPHDDHNVFLEIRAGTGGDEAALFAGDLFRMYGHYAEKCRWRVEVVNAREGEHGGFRELISRINGKGVYSRLKFESGAHRVQRVPETESQGRIHTSAATVAVMPEAEEIDDIEVGPNDLRIDRFRASGAGGQHVNKTDSAIRITHLPSGLIVECQAERSQNRNKARALALLKAKLLDAERGEQRRRQAENRRNLVGSGDRSQRIRTYNFPQGRVTDHRIGLTLYQLPQLMEGELDPLIQPLINEHQADLLAEAGDGE
- the prmC gene encoding peptide chain release factor N(5)-glutamine methyltransferase produces the protein MKELQDVCVAHERGEKRQMTERQDVRVAHDPDGERQMNGAAPPRLAGRTLDGARRELRAWLGVRGKGDETDYLVCHALGKNRAWLYANGHRRLEPDSEQHLRDIVARRARGVPFAYLTGVREFYSLDFEVGPAVLVPRPETEVLVECALDGLPRGAQVLDLGTGCGNLIIAIAHTRRDVRATATDASREALAVARRNAARHGLHNIRFLESDWFGNVDGRFDLIVGNPPYIGDNDPQLDDEVAAHEPGAALFAGGDGLAHLRRITAHARNHLKPGGRLIVEHAPMQDAAVRAMMHAAGFAPVHSARDAAGRPRACIGAGARPG